A region from the Phaseolus vulgaris cultivar G19833 unplaced genomic scaffold, P. vulgaris v2.0 scaffold_20, whole genome shotgun sequence genome encodes:
- the LOC137817196 gene encoding uncharacterized protein: MPRHHFRLPGRYTQYQGESLKDFLNRFGAQIVRLPGKDEEMFVHAFKKGVLPGPFSELLIRSHPVTFAEIRRRAVAHIAAESEVSEKRGNVAPAKPRAQTSIQRQRVMEAAAGKRDQRMCHPCDPKKSKGKGPGQPRETNRPPRYEFVMGLADLIAIPNIAARLKVPEKTTNKVLGPKPDAWCAFHKSFGHSINSCLALGYQLAKLVKCGFLKDYLLEKQAGQSSGSQLAGSEGQQHEVPIHGEMHTIAGGFSGGGCTTSQRKKYARSVMPVEVFEDHSPDVDITFTKGHLGDVVPHDNDPIVISLVTAGRTVHRVLVDQG; the protein is encoded by the coding sequence atgccacgtcatcacttccgactaccagggcggtacacgcagtaccaaggggagtccctgAAGGATTTCTTGAATAGATTCGGAGCTCAGATAGTCCGCTTGCCaggtaaagatgaagaaatgtttgtacatgccttcaaaaagggcgtgttgcctggGCCTTTCAGTGAATTGCTTATTAGGAGTCACCCCGTCACGTTCGCTGAAATCCGACGACGTgccgtggctcacatcgccgctgaGAGCGAAGTCTCCGAGAAAAGGGGAAATGTGGCCCCAGCTAAGCCACGCGCTCAGACGAGTATCCAACGGCAGAGGGTGATGGAGGCAGCGGCGGggaagagggatcaaaggatgTGTCATCCTTGTGACCCAAAGAAGAGTAAGGGGAAGGGGCCGGGGCAGCCCAGAGAGACTAATCGCCCGCCGAGGTATGAGTTCGTGATGGGATTGGctgacctgatcgccatcccgaatattgctgccaggctcaaagtgcctgagaagacCACGaataaggtgttgggaccaaaaccAGATGCGTGGTGTGcgttccacaagagctttggccactctATTAATTCGTGTCTGGCTTTGGGATACCAACTCGCCAAGTTGGTCAAGTGTGGGTtcttgaaggattacttgctagagaagcaagcggGGCAATCATCAGGTTCCCAACTGGCGGGCAGTGAGGGACAGCAGCACGAAGTACCCATTCACGGCGAGAtgcacaccatagctggtggattctcGGGTGGTGGGTGTACTACATCGCAGCGAaagaagtatgcaaggtctgtgatgccAGTGGAGGTTTTTGAAGATCActcacccgacgtggacatcacgttcaccaaaggACACCTTGGGGATGTTGTACCTCATGACAatgaccctattgtgatctcgcttgttacggcgggaaggactgtCCATCGGGTGCTGGTCGATCAAggatga